Part of the Natrinema salinisoli genome is shown below.
TTCCAGGCAGTCTGTGAGTACGAGAACGTCTGGGAATAATCTCTGATCGCCAAGACAACTCCCCAACCCGACTGAATTTGCATCATCGCGAGCGTCGCGAAGTCCACTACCTCTTGCCGAAGCCATCTGGTCAAGGAGCTTCTCCACGAGCAGTTCGCTGAGCCTGAGGAAGCCGTCGCCCCGAATGGTGGCCGAACCGACGATGTCCGTGACAGGCTAGTCGTCGATGACCCACAACCATAGGACGACTTCGAGTCCAAAATGCAGGTGACGAATCTTCGGGAAGAGTGAACCCTGTCCGCGAATCCGGTCGAGTCGGACAGAGTCACCCCAATCTCACCCTCAAGCACCGTCGAAAGGACTAGATTGCCAGCCGTTCTTGTTCGGGATGCAGAATTTACTGCCACGGACTAGGTGTCCACTGACAAGCCCGCGACTTTGGTCGTGGGTAGCTGACATACCCAGTTGCTCCTATCAATACCGTCATGACCGAGGCCGCCGAAGTGGCTGAGAGCCATGGGAGCAGCGCGCAATCGACAGTGGCGGCTCACGGAACGACCGACCGGCGAACCGACGGCCGACAATTTTGAACTGACTGACGACCCGATCCCAGAGCCGGGACCGAAGGAGGTGCTCGTCCGGACCGAATACCTCTCCGTCGATCCGTACATGCGCGGTCGGATGCGCGACAGCCAATCCTACGCCGACCCGTGGCCCGTCGGCGAGCCAATGCGAGCACGGGCCGTCGGCACGGTCGTCGAATCGAACCACGCCGCGTTCGAGGCCGGCGACACCGTCTTGGGCAACCTGTACTGGGCCGAGTACGCGGTCGTCGACGGCACCGACCTCGAGACGGTCGACACGGGAACGGCGCCGGTCCCGACGGCGCTCCACGTCCTCGGGATGCCCGGCCGGACCGCCTACGTCGGCACCGTCGACATTGGCGAGGTCGAACCCGGCGATACGGTCGTCGTCTCCGCCGCAGCTGGCGCAGTCGGCTCCGTCGCCGGCCAGATCGCTCGGAT
Proteins encoded:
- a CDS encoding NADP-dependent oxidoreductase; translation: MGAARNRQWRLTERPTGEPTADNFELTDDPIPEPGPKEVLVRTEYLSVDPYMRGRMRDSQSYADPWPVGEPMRARAVGTVVESNHAAFEAGDTVLGNLYWAEYAVVDGTDLETVDTGTAPVPTALHVLGMPGRTAYVGTVDIGEVEPGDTVVVSAAAGAVGSVAGQIARIAGCRVVGITGQDEKADWLTDDLGFDAAINYRTTDDLSAAVADACSRGVDLYFENVGGEVTDAVMDHLVDHSRVAVCGKIALYNAEEGDDRLRGPRRLHQRTRTRVEGFIVSDHADRFDHINARLRRWVEEDRLQYRETVTDGIENAADAFLGLFDGTNIGKQLVRIDAE